Proteins co-encoded in one Medicago truncatula cultivar Jemalong A17 chromosome 8, MtrunA17r5.0-ANR, whole genome shotgun sequence genomic window:
- the LOC25501917 gene encoding uncharacterized protein, which translates to MGKKQSLRSKAVHLVSDLTTVLLNPISDHNKPSLPPSIEEKVDHDELKESESEIEGPDTSSFTAFLYSFLSSSSDSGYNNANDGMIVTAAGADHMNEQLVKKGLLSRGKQSLKAIYLSARTGGFPTQDHERDKFESDGCGLEMKCIQPSLKEVPSVPLVVDHLPELSEPSMLISNSLRNVVYDALPALIHGKKWLMMYSTWKHGISLSTLYRRSMLWPGPSLLVVGDRKGAVFGGLVEAPLRPSNKRKYQGTNSTFVFTNISGHPVVYRPTGVNRYFTLCTTDFLAIGGGGHFALYLEGDLLNGSSSVSETYGNPCLAHSPEFQVKEVELWGFVFPSKHEEILKLSRTEAPGISRW; encoded by the exons atggGTAAAAAGCAATCTTTACGGAGCAAAGCAGTTCACCTTGTTTCGGATCTCACCACTGTTCTTCTCAACCCTATTTCTGACCATAACAAACCCTCTCTTCCTCCTTCCATA GAAGAAAAAGTGGATCATGATGAATTAAAGGAAAGTGAATCAGAGATTGAAGGACCTGATACGTCGTCGTTTACTGCATTCCTATATTCATTTTTGTCGTCCTCGTCGGATTCTGGATATAATAATGCAAATGATGGTATGATTGTGACTGCTGCCGGAGCTGACCATATGAATGAGCAATTGGTTAAGAAGGGATTGTTATCTAGGGGTAAACAATCACTTAAAGCTATTTATCTATCTGCTAGAACGGGTGGATTTCCAACACAAGATCATGAAAGGGATAAATTTGAGTCTGATGGGTGTGGTCTGGAGATGAAATGTATTCAACCGTCTTTGAAAGAGGTTCCTAGTGTGCCTTTGGTTGTTGATCATTTGCCGGAATTATCGGAACCTTCAATGTTGATTTCGAATAGTTTGAGGAATGTGGTTTATGATGCACTTCCGGCTTTAATTCATGGGAAGAAATGGTTAATGATGTACAG CACATGGAAACATGGAATATCACTTTCAACTCTTTACCGAAGAAGCATGCTTTGGCCTGGACCTAGTTTGCTG GTTGTTGGAGACCGAAAAGGAGCAGTGTTTGGTGGCTTGGTTGAAGCACCCCTTCGACCATCCAACAAGAGAAAATACCAG GGAACAAACAGTACATTTGTTTTCACAAACATCTCTGGTCATCCCGTTGTATATCGCCCAACAG GAGTAAACCGTTACTTCACACTTTGCACCACTGACTTTCTAGCGATTGGTGGCGGAGGTCATTTTGCGCTTTATTTGGAGGGTGATCT ATTGAATGGGTCAAGTTCCGTTTCCGAAACTTATGGCAATCCTTGCTTAGCACATTCTCCAGAATTTCAAGTGAAGGAAGTAGAG TTGTGGGGCTTTGTATTTCCTTCAAAACATGAGGAGATACTAAAATTGAGCAGAACAGAGGCACCTGGGATCTCTCGCTGGTAA
- the LOC25501916 gene encoding UDP-N-acetylglucosamine transporter ROCK1 — MAPPKTRGGATQAQGNSARILFFSVLLALQYGAQPLISKRFISREVIVTSSVLSCEAAKVVFALYFMAKEGSMGRMYKEWTLVGALTASGLPAAIYALQNSLLQISYKNLDSLTFSILNQTKIFFTALFTYFMLRQKQSIQQMGALFLLIAAAVLLSVGEGSNKGSTGANADQVLFYGIIPVLIASVLSGLASSLCQWASQVKKHSSYLMTVEMSIVGSICLIASTLKSPDGEAMRRHGFFHGWTPLTWIPVISNALGGILVGLVTSYAGGVRKGFVIVSALLVTALLQFIFEGKPPSLYCLVALPLVASSISIYQKYPYQIKKKES, encoded by the exons ATGGCTCCTCCCAAGACTAGAGGAGGGGCCACTCAGGCTCAAGGCAACAGTGCAAGGATTCTCTTCTTTTCCGTTCTCCTTGCTCTTCAATATGGCGCTCAACCTTTGATTTCTAAACGCTTCATCAG CCGTGAAGTTATCGTGACTTCATCCGTTTTGTCATGCGAGGCTGCAAAG GTTGTATTTGCCCTGTACTTCATGGCAAAAGAAGGTAGTATGGGAAGAATGTATAAAGAATGGACTTTGGTTGGTGCATTGACTGCATCAGGACTTCCTGCAGCTATATATGCACTGCAAAATAGTTTGTTGCAAATTTCTTACAAGAATCTTGATTCACTCACATTCTCAATTCTGAATcagacaaaaatatttttcactgCATTATTTACATATTTCATGTTGAG GCaaaaacaatcaattcaacaaaTGGGAGCCTTATTCTTGCTAATAGCTGCAGCAGTTTTACTAAGTGTTGGTGAAGGCTCTAACAAAGGTTCTACTGGTGCTAATGCTGATCAAGTTTTATTCTATGGAATTATTCCTGTATTAATTGCTTCAGTGCTCTCTGGACTAGCTTCTTCTCTGTGTCAATGGGCTTCTCAG gTTAAGAAACACTCATCATACCTAATGACTGTAGAAATGTCTATTGTTGGAAGTATATGCTTAATTGCCAGTACTTTGAAATCTCCCGATGGGGAAGCTATGAGACGACATGGATTTTTTCATGGTTGGACTCCTCTAACTTGG ATCCCAGTAATTTCCAACGCCCTTGGCGGAATTCTCGTTGGTTTAGTTACAAGCTATGCTGGCGGTGTTCGAAAG GGATTTGTCATTGTCTCGGCTTTACTTGTTACTGCATTGTTGCAGTtcatttttgaaggaaaaccACCTTCTCTTTACTGCCTTGTGGCTCTTCCGCTAGTGGCCAGTAGCATTTCAATATACCAGAAATACCCCTACCAGATTAAAAAGAAGGAATCGTAA
- the LOC25480792 gene encoding annexin D2 — translation MATLKIPSNVPSPSEDSEQLRGAFQGWGTNEGLIISILAHRNAAQRKVIRETYTQTHGEDLLKDLDKELSSDFEKVVLLWTLDPAERDAFLANQATKMLTSNNSIIVEIASTRSPLELLKAKQAYQARFKKSLEEDVAYHTSADIRKLLVPLVGIHRYEGDEVNMTLAKSEAKLLHEKIADKAYNHDDLIRIVTTRSKPQLNATLNHYNNEFGNVIDKDLDTDSDDEYLKLLRAAIKGLTYPEKYFEELLRLAINKMGTDENALTRVVTTRAEVDLQRIAEEYQRRNSVPLDRAIDKDTSGDYQKILLALMGRDE, via the exons ATGGCGACATTGAAGATCCCCTCTAACGTTCCATCTCCATCCGAAGACAGTGAACAATTGCGCGGTGCTTTTCAAG GATGGGGAACGAATGAAGGCTTGATAATATCGATCCTGGCTCATAGAAATGCAGCTCAGCGTAAGGTGATCCGCGAAACTTATACTCAGACCCATGGAGAAGATCTTCTTAAAGATCTTGACAAAGAACTTTCAAGTGATTTTGAG AAAGTTGTGCTGTTGTGGACATTGGATCCAGCTGAGCGTGATGCCTTTTTAGCTAATCAAGCAACTAAAATGTTGACTTCAAACAATTCGATCATTGTGGAAATTGCTTCCACAAGATCTCCACTTGAACTCCTTAAGGCAAAGCAAGCATATCAAGCCCGTTTCAAAAAGTCCCTTGAAGAAGATGTTGCCTATCATACTTCTGCTGACATCCGCAAG CTTTTGGTTCCTCTTGTGGGCATACACCGTTACGAGGGAGATGAGGTGAACATGACATTGGCAAAATCTGAAGCTAAATTGCTTCATGAGAAGATTGCGGATAAGGCTTACAATCATGATGACCTGATCAGGATTGTAACAACAAGGAGTAAACCGCAGTTAAATGCAACTTTGAATCACTATAACAATGAGTTTGGGAATGTAATAGACAAG GATCTGGACACCGATTCGGATGATGAATATCTGAAATTATTGAGGGCAGCAATTAAGGGCTTGACCTACCCTGAGAAATATTTTGAGGAACTCCTTAGGCTGGCTATAAACAAGATGGGAACCGATGAAAATGCTCTAACTAGAGTGGTGACAACTAGAGCTGAGGTTGATTTGCAACGAATTGCGGAGGAATACCAGAGAAGAAACAGTGTTCCTCTGGACCGTGCAATTGACAAAGACACTTCTGGAGACTATCAGAAAATTCTCCTTGCACTGATGGGACGTGATGAGTAG